CGGGCCTCGATCTCCTTGATGTTGCTCAGCATTTTGTCGTAGATGCTGTCCCGGGGGACGAGGGTCACGACGGGGAAGCCCGCCGAGATGAGGGCGATCGGTCCGTGCTTCATCTCGCCGGCAGCGTATCCCTCGGCGTGGATGTAGCTGACTTCCTTGAGCTTGAGCGCACCCTCCAGGGCGGTGGGGTAGTTGAACATCCGGCCGAGGAAGAGGAAGGACGGGTGGCGGTAGGTCTTTTTCGCGATCCTGCGCACCTTCTCGCTCTCGGCGAGGATCTCCTGGATCTGGTCCGGGAGTCGCTGCAGGGCGTTGATGATCTGGGCCCCGTCGTTCATGGAGAGCTTCTTGAACCGACCCATCAGCAAGGCCAGCAGGGTGAGGGTCACCACCTGCGAGGTGAAGATCTTGGTGGACGCCACGCCGATCTCGGGCCCCGCGTGGTTGTAGATCCCCGCCTCGGTCTCCCGCGCGATGGTGGACCCGACCACGTTCACGAGCCCCAGCACCAGGGCGCCCTTCCGCTTGGCCTCGCGGATGGCGGCGATGGTGTCCGCCGTCTCCCCGGACTGGCTCACCGCCAGCACCACGGTGTCCTCCCCGAACTGGATGGAGCGGTAGCGGAACTCGCTGGCGATCTCCACCTCCACGTCCAGGTCGGTGAAGCGCTCGAAGATGTACCGGGCCAGGATGCCGGCGTGGTAGGAGGTCCCGCAGGAGACGATGATCAGCCTTTTCATGCGTTTGAGGCGGGGCAGGACGGGTTCGAGCCCGCCCAGCTTGCTGACGCCCTCGTCCGGGAGCAGCCGGCCCCGGATGGCGTTCCGGACGGTCTCCGGCTGCTCGAAGATCTCCTTGAGCATGTAGTGGGGGAAGCCGTTCTTGTCAGTTTCCTCGAGCTGCCACTCCACGGTCTCCGGGAGCCGGTGAACTTCCTCGTGGGCGAAGGACAGGACGCGGAACTGGTTCTCGTGCAGGACGGCCAGTTCGTTGTCGTTGAGGTAGATGACCTGGTCCGTGTGCCGCAGGAGGGCCGAGACGTCGCTCGCGCCGATCATTTCGCCCTTTCCGAGACCGATGACGAGGGGGGAGCCCCTCCGGGCCAGGATGATGCGGTCGGGCTCGTCCACGTGGAGCACGGCGATCCCGAAGGTCCCCCGGACCCGGTTCAGGGAGCGGGTGACGGCCGCGAGGATGTCCCCCTGGTAGTTCTCCTCGATCAGGTGGGCGAGGACCTCCGTGTCCGTCTCCGAGGCGAAGCGGTGGCCGAGCCCGGTCAACTCGCGCTTGAGGGAGGAGAAGTTCTCGATGATGCCGTTGTGGATCACGAAGATCTTCCGGCCGCAGTCGAAGTGGGGGTGGGCGTTCTCCTCGGTGGGGGCGCCGTGGGTGGCCCACCGGGTGTGGCCGATGCCCACGGAGCCGTGGATCCGGTCCCCGTCGAGCCGGGCCTGGAGGCCGGCGATCCGCCCGGGGGTCTTCTTCCAGTACAACCCGTCCTTCCCCATGACGGCGATGCCGCAGGAGTCGTACCCCCGGTACTCCAGCCGGCGCAGCCCCTCCATCAGGACGGGTACCGCGTCACGCTTTCCGATGTAGGCGATGATTCCGCACATGGGGACTCCTG
This genomic window from Acidobacteriota bacterium contains:
- the glmS gene encoding glutamine--fructose-6-phosphate transaminase (isomerizing), with the translated sequence MCGIIAYIGKRDAVPVLMEGLRRLEYRGYDSCGIAVMGKDGLYWKKTPGRIAGLQARLDGDRIHGSVGIGHTRWATHGAPTEENAHPHFDCGRKIFVIHNGIIENFSSLKRELTGLGHRFASETDTEVLAHLIEENYQGDILAAVTRSLNRVRGTFGIAVLHVDEPDRIILARRGSPLVIGLGKGEMIGASDVSALLRHTDQVIYLNDNELAVLHENQFRVLSFAHEEVHRLPETVEWQLEETDKNGFPHYMLKEIFEQPETVRNAIRGRLLPDEGVSKLGGLEPVLPRLKRMKRLIIVSCGTSYHAGILARYIFERFTDLDVEVEIASEFRYRSIQFGEDTVVLAVSQSGETADTIAAIREAKRKGALVLGLVNVVGSTIARETEAGIYNHAGPEIGVASTKIFTSQVVTLTLLALLMGRFKKLSMNDGAQIINALQRLPDQIQEILAESEKVRRIAKKTYRHPSFLFLGRMFNYPTALEGALKLKEVSYIHAEGYAAGEMKHGPIALISAGFPVVTLVPRDSIYDKMLSNIKEIEARKGCIIAVCTKGDDRVPAIADHVMTVPETLEIFNPVLCSVPLQLLAYYCALYRGCEIDKPRNLAKSVTVE